The following is a genomic window from Actinomadura sp. WMMB 499.
AAGTCCTCCTCCGGGGCGCGGGCGGGCGCGGGCACCAGCCGCCGGACGTACTGGGCGGAGGTGAGCGCCATGGTACGGCGGGCCCGGGCGCTCACGACCGGGTCGCCGGCGTCGCGGGCGAGGCGTTCCAGCATGTGCGGCGGCACGATGTGGCATCTCATGCCGCAACGCTGACAGGTCACCGGCCGTCTGGCCACGGGTTTCACCGCGTGACCGCGGCCGATTCCGGTCACGATACGTGATTGTGTCCATGCGGAGGGGTACTGTTCGGCCGGGCTTGTGGAGATCCTGGGGAGATGTCCTGCCGGGCATCGGAGCACCCGGACGGGTACGCCAGAATGAACGAGTGACCCTCTACCGCGACGAAGGCATCGTCCTGCGCACCCAGAAGCTGGGCGAGGCCGACCGCATCGTGACGGTGCTGACCCGGCGCTCCGGCCGGCTCCGCGCCGCGGCGAAGGGCGTCCGCAAGACCAAGTCGCGGTTCGGCGCCCGGCTGGAGCCGTTCACCCACGTGGACCTCCAGCTGTACGAGCGGCGGTCGCTCGACCTGATCACGCAGGCCGAGACCCTGCGCCCCTACGGGGAGCGGCTGGTCGCCGACTACTCCCGCTACACGGCCGGGACCGCGATGCTGGAGACCGCCGAGAAGCTCACCGCCGAGGAAGGGGAGCCCGCGCTGCGACAGTTCCTCCTGCTGGTCGGCGGGCTGCGCACCCTCGCCGACCGCAGCCACGACGCGCGCCTGGTCCTGGACGCCTACCTGCTGCGCTCGCTGTCGGTCGCCGGGTGGGCGCCCGCGCTGGACGAGTGCTGCCGGTGCGGAGCGCGCGGCGGGCTGCGCGGCTTCGCGATCGCCGCGGGCGGCGCCGTCTGCGCGAACTGCCGCCGTCCGGGGGCCGCGACCCCGGCACCGCCCACCTTCCGGCTGATGCTGGCGCTGCTGCGCGGCGACTGGGAGTACGCGGACGCCAGCGAGCCGCGCCACCGCGCGGAGACGAGCGGCCTCGTCGCCGCCTACCTGCAGTGGCATCTCGAGCACGGGATCCGCTCGCTGCGGCACGTCGAGCGCGACGGGGAGACCACCGGCGACCCGGCCGGGATCGACGACGACAAGGAGAGAGTGTGAGCAGGGGTGTTCTGCCGCCGGAGCCGCACCGGGACGGGGCCGCGCCGCCCGCGATCCCGGCGGATCTGGTGCCGCGGCACGTCGCCATCGTGATGGACGGCAACGGCCGCTGGGCCAAGGAGCGCGGGCTGCCGCGCACCGAGGGGCACAAGCGCGGCGAGGACTCGCTCTTCGACGTCATCATGGGCGCGATCGAGCTGGGCGTTCCCTACCTGTCGGCGTACGCGTTCTCCACCGAGAACTGGAAGCGCTCCCCGGACGAGGTGCGGTTCCTGATGGGGTTCAACCGGGACGTCATCCGCCGCCGCCGGGACCAGCTCCACTCGATGGGGGTCCGCGTCAGGTGGGCGGGCCGGCGCCCCCGCCTGTGGCGCAGCGTCATCAAGGAGCTGGAGACGGCCGAGGAGATGACGCGCGACAACGACGTCCTCACCCTCCAGTTCTGCGTGAACTACGGCGGCCGGGCGGAGATCATCGACGCCGCGGCGGCGATCGCCCGCGACGTCCGGGACGGCCGCCTCAACCCCGACAAGATCGACGAGAAGGTGTTCGCCCGCTACCTCGACGAGCCGTCGATCCCGGACGTGGACCTGTTCCTGCGCTCGTCCGGAGAGCAGCGCACGTCCAACTTCCTGCTGTGGCAGTCGGCGTACGCGGAGATGGTGTTCCTCGACACCCTGTGGCCCGACTTCGACCGCCGGCACCTGTGGCACGCCTGCGAGCTCTACGCGTCCCGCGACCGCCGCTACGGCGGCGCCGTCCCGAACCCGGTGGAGCCCGCGCCGACCGGAACCTGACGGGCGGCCCGCACTCGCGGAGCCCGCTCCGGCCGTCCGGAACGCGGCCTGGCCCGCCGCGCGCGGCCGGGTCCGCGCGGGCGGGGCTGGAGGGGGGCTTTTCGCGCACGCGGGTCGGGCCCGCTCGCGGAGGAGGCCGCGGGCGGGCCCGAGGGCGGGCGCGGCGCCCCTACACCAGGGCCGCGTCCAGCGTGATCTTCGTGCCCGCGAGGGCCTTGCTGACCGGGCAGCCGGCCTTGGCGTCCTGCGCGGCCTTCTCGAAGTCGCCGGCCGACAGGCCGGGCACGCTGGCCCGGACCGTCAGGTGGATCCCGGTGATGCCCTCGCCCGGCTGGAAGGTGACCTCCGCCTTGGTGTCGACCTTCTCCGGCGGTGTCCCGGCCCCGGCGAGGCCGTGCGAGAGGGCCATCGAGTAGCAGGTGGAGTGCGCCGCGGCGATGAGCTCCTCGGGGCTGGTCTTCCCGCCCGGCTCCTCGGCGCGCGACGGCCACGTGACGTCGAACGTGCCGGTCTTGGAGGAGTCCAGCGAGACCGTGCCCTGGCCGCCCATGAGCGGCCCTTCCCAGTGCGCGTTGGCGGTGCGAGTCGTAGCCATGCGGGCATTCTTTCGTGATCGTGAGGCGGACGTCACGGCGGGGGTGCCGGCTGGCGCGGCGGACGGCGCCGCCGCCCGGTCAGCCGGGGCCGCGGGTCGAGGCGCGGACGACGAGGTCTATCGGGTGCAGGCGCTCCGCGCCCGGCCCGGCCTCCCCGGCCAGGAGGTCGAACAGCAGCCGCGCGCAGGCCTCGCCCGCCTCGCGCGGGCGCAGGTCGATGGCGGTGACGGGCGGGTCGGCGGAGCGCATGCTCGGGCCGTCGACGCAGGAGGCGAGCAGCAGGTCGGCGCCGACCCGGCGGCCCGCCTTGCGCAGGACGGGCAGGAGTTCGGCGGCGGCCCCGGCGGGTGCGCAGACCAGGGCGTCGGGGCGGGGGTCGGTGTCCAGGAGCCTGCGGGCGGCGTCGTGGACGTCGTCGTGGGGGGCGTCGAAGGGCACCGTGGCGACGGCGGGTTCCAGGCGCCGTCCGGCGCACCACCGCACGTACCCGCGCCGCACGTTCGCGGCCCAGTCGCTCTCGCCGCCCGCGACGACGAGGGCGGGCCGGGCGGCGCCCCGTTCGCCCAGGTGGTCGAGCAGGTCGCCCAGCATCGCGGCGTGGTCGGACAGCACGACGCCGTCCGCCCGGCCGGTGCCGCGGAAGCGCTCGCAGGTGACGGTCGGGAGCCCGGCGCCCATCAGCCGTTCCACGATGGGGTCGCCGCTGAGCGGGTCGCCGAGGATCAGGCCGTCGACGCGGGGCACGCGGGCGGCCGGGCCGGAGGTGATGAGCGTCAGGTCGTGGTCGTGGGCGGCGGTCGCCTCGACGACGCCGAACACGAACCGCATGTAGTAGTCCGAGCGGGTGAGGACCTCGGGCACGTGCAGGCCGATCGCCCCGGTGCTGCCGCGGCGCAGGTGGCGGGCCGAACCGTTGGGCACGTAGCCGAGTTCGGCGGCGGCCTCCCGGACCAGGGCGCGGGTCTCGGGCGACACCCGGCCGCTGCTCCGCAGCGCGTCCGACGCGGTCGTCTTGGAGACGCCCGCGCGCTCGGCGACGGTCATGAGGGTGACGTGACGGGGCGAGGGCACGGCGCCATCGTAGCCCTCGCCGTCCGGGTGTTAAGCCGAGGTAACACCTTGCGCGACCCCTTGCCGGAACGTTCCGGCATCGTCTAGCTTGCTCGACATTGCCGGAACGTTCCGGCAATGCTCGAAGGGAGAGGAATGGCCTACGGTTCGACCGGGCGGACGCTCGGCACGGGCGAACGCCCCCATCCCCTGGACCCGCTGAGCCCGGACGAGTTCGGCCGGATCCGGGAGATCCTCGAGACCGGGGGAGTGCTCGCCGAGACCACCCGGACCGCGTACGTGGGGCTGGAGGAGCCGCCCAAGCACCTGGTGCTGAACGACCCCGGCGCGGCCCCCCGGCGGGCGCGGGTCCTGCTGATCGACGCCGCCACGGGCGCCGCCGAGGACGTGATCGTCTCGCTCGGGGAGCGCCGGGTGGACGAGCGCAGGCCGCTCGACCCGGTCACCGACGGCCAGGTCCCGCTGCTCCAGGACGACCACAAGCTGGTGCGCCGCGTCCTGCGCGCGGACGAGGGCTGGGCCAAGGCACTCGCCGACCGCGGGATCACCGACCAGGACACCGTCTACCTGGCGGCGCTGTCGGCCGGCCACTTCGGGCTTCCCGCCGAGCCGGGCCGCCGGCTGGCGCGGGTGCTGGCGCACCGGCAGCCCACGCCGGAGAGCCTGCCGTGGGCGCATCCGATCGACGGCCTGGTCGCGTTCGTCGACCTGATCGCCGGGACGGTCCTGGAGATCGTCGACACCGGGCCGGTGCCGGTCCCGCAGGAGTCGGGCGACTACCACCTCCCCGAGGTGGCGGGACCGCCGCGCACCACGCAGCGGCCGATCGAGATCACCCAGCCCGAGGGGCCGAGCTTCCAGATCGACGGGCCGGTGGTCACCTGGGAGAAGTGGAGCCTGCGGCTGGGCTACGACATGCGCGAGGGCCTGGTCCTGCACCAGATCGGGTTCGACGACGAGGGCCGGACGCGTCCGGTGGTCTACCGCGCGTCCGTCGCCGAGATGATCGTGCCGTACGCGGACCCGGGCCCGATCCGGTTCTGGCAGACCTACTTCGACACCGGCGAGTACCAGCTCGGCCGCCTGGCCAACGCGCTGGAACTGGGCTGCGACTGCCTGGGCGAGATCACCTACTTCGACGTCACGGTGGCCGGGGACGACGGGCGGCCGGTGGTCCTGCCCAACGCGATCTGCATGCACGAAGAGGACTTCGGCGTGCTGTGGAAGCACACCGACCCGGCCAACGGCTCGCGTGAGACCCGCCGGCAGCGGCGCCTGGTCATCTCCTTCTTCGTCACCGTCGGCAACTACGACTACGGCTTCTACTGGTACCTCTACCTCGACGGCACGATCGAGCTGGAGGTCAAGGCCACCGGCATCGTGTTCACCGGGGCGTACGACGAGCGCGTCGCGCCGTACGCGTCGCAGGTCGCGCCGGGTCTCGCGGCGCCCTACCACCAGCACCTGTTCGGCGTGCGGCTGGACATGATGGTGGACGGCCTGGCGAACGCCGTGGACGAGGTGGACGTCGCGCCCGTCCCGATCGGGGACGGCAACCCGTACGGCAACGCGTTCGGCCGCGCCGCCACGCGGCTGCGCACCGAGGACGACGCGCGGCGGGACGCCGACCCCGCCCGCAACCGCGTCTGGCACGTCGTCAACCCGGCGGTCACCAACCGGCTCGGCGAGCCGGTCGGGTACGCGCTGTACCCGGAGGCGGGCCCGACGCTCATGGCGGATCCGGCCTCGCCGATCGCGGGCCGGGCGGGCTTCGCGGGCCACCACCTGTGGGTCACCCGGCACCACCCCGACGAGCGCTACCCGGCCGGCGACCTGCCCAACCAGCATCCGGGCGGGGCGGGGCTGCCGGCGTACGCGGCGGCGGGGCGCGACATCGACGGGCAGGACATCGTCCTGTGGCACACCTTCGGCCTGACCCACTTTCCCCGCATCGAGGACTGGCCCATCATGCCGGTCGACACCTGCGGTTTCACGCTGAAGCCGGCCGGCTTCTTCGACCGCAACCCCACGCTGGACGTCCCGCCGAGCACGGCCGCCTGCTGTGCGGGCGGTGGCGAGGCGTGCTGCTGCTGAGAACCCCGTTGGCACGAATCCCCTTGGAGTTGGTGCACATGCGCCACGCGAAACTGGCCGCCTGCTCAGCCGCGGCCCTCCTGCTCACCACCGCCTGCACGGCCGGCGGGACGGCATCGACCGGCGACGCCGGCGGGAAGCCGGGGTACGCGGCCGTCGCCGACACCGCGCTCCCGGCGGGCGGCGTCCTGAAGCTGCAGACGCACGTCGACATCGGCGGGGCCACCGGCCTGGATCCGCAGATGGCCGATGTGGCGACGTCCTGGCAGCTGATGTCGCTGGTGTACGAGACGCTGGTGACGGTGGGGCCGGACTTCTCGATCCAGCCGCTGCTGGCCGAGCGCTGGGAGACCCCCAGCCCCACGACGTACGTCTTCCACCTGCGCGACGGCGTCTCCTTCTCCAACGGGCGGGCGATGACCGCCGACGACGTCGTCGGCAGCCTCGAGCGGCTCCGCGGGTCCGGGGCGGTGTGGTCGGGGCAGCTCGGGCCGGTGAAGTCGGTGACGAAGACCGGCGAGCGCACCGTCACCGTGGAGCTGGACGAGCCGTACACCCCCTTCCTGGCGGCGCTGGCCAACGTCCCGGCGGCCGTCCTGCCGGTGAAGGAGGTCGAGGACGGCTCGGTCGACCTCGAGAAGGAGATGGTCGGCACCGGACCGTTCACCGTCTCCGCGCACCGCCAGGACGTCTCGTGGACCTTCGAGCGCAACGACGGCTACTGGGCGCAGGGCAAGCCGGCGCTGGACGGGGTGGAGGTGACGATCGCGGCCGACGAGGCCGCCCGGGTCGCCGCGCTGCAGAACGGCCGGGCGTCGATGGCGGTGCTCGGCAACGTCGACTCCCGCACCACCCTCGCGGGCGCGTCCGGAGTGGAGGTCGCCGACCAGGCCACGACGGACTTCTACTACCTGTTCACCAACACCCTGAAGCCCGGCTCCAAGCTCGCCGACCCCCGCGTGCGCACCGCGCTCAACCTGGCGATGGACCGCGGGCAGATCGCCCAGGTCGCGACCGGCGGGCTCGGGAAGCCGACCGCCGTCACCCCGGTCGGCCTGCCGGACGCCTGCGACCCGTCCGCGCTGCCGTCGGCGACCGGTGACCTGGAGAAGGCGCGCGGGCTGCTGGCGGAGGCGGGCGCGCAGGACCTGTCGTTCACCCTGAGTGTCTACTCCACCCGCCCCGCCCCGGCGGTGGCGCAGGTGATCCAGCAGAACCTCGAGCGGATCGGGGTGGCCGTCGACATCGAGCAGATGGACGAGGCGAGCTGGGCGGGGAAGGTCTACGCCGAGAAGCCGGAGTTCGACGCGGCGCTGTCGTGGTTCGCCGGCTACGCCGACCCGGCGATGGCGATGCGCTGGTGGAACCCCGAGCAGGCCGGCTTCAGCAGCGCCTTCATGCGGCCGAACGAGGAGCTGAACGGGCTCATCGAGGCGGCGGGCGAGGCACCGGCCGGAGCGGGCCGGGCGGAGGCCCTGTCGGCGGTCTGCGCGGCGGTCGACGCGGACGCCCAGATGATCCCGCTGGTGACGCGCCCGGCGACCCTCGGGTACCGGTCCGACGCGGTCAGCCCCGGCCTGTACGCGACGGAGGGCTACGGCAACATGCTGCGCCTGATCACCGACTTCCGCGCGAAGACGGCCGGCTGATCGATGCGGCTGCTGTTGTGGTGGGGCGGCCGGGCCGCGATCTCGGCCGCCACCTTGCTCGGCGTGTCGGTCCTGATCTTCGCCGCGGTCCGGATGATGCCCGGCGGGTTCGCCGAGACCGTCCTCGGCCCGTTCGCCACCGCCGCCCAGAAGGCCGAGCTCGCCGAACGGTACGGCCTGGACCAGCCGCTGGCGGCGCAGTACTGGCACTGGCTGAGCGCGGTCCTGTCCGGCGACTTCGGCACCTCGATGATCAGCCGCGCGCCGGTCACCGACGAGCTGACGGCCCGGCTGCCGGTGACGGCGGAGCTGACGCTGTTCGCGATCGCCGTGGCGCTGCTGGCGGGCGTGCCGCTCGGCGTGCTCACCGCCGTCCGGGCGCGGCCCGGCGGCGGGGGCGCGATCGGCCGGCTGCTGAGCGGCCTCGGGGTCAGCGTGCCGGAGTTCGTGCTGGCGTCCCTGGCGGTCTTCCTGTTCTCGCGGTACTCGCTCGGGCTGCGCGCGGGCGGCCACGTCCCGCTCACCGAGGACCTCGCGGGCAACCTGCGGGCCATGGTGCTGCCCGCGCTGGTGCTGTCGGTGTTCGCGCTGTCGGCCACCGCCCGCACCACGCGGGACGCGGTACTGAACGTGCTGGTCGAACCGTACGTGACCGCCGCCGTCGCGCGGGGCGAGCGGCCCGTGTCGATCGTGCGCCGCCACGTCCTGCGCAACGCCGCCGCACCGGTGGTCACGCTCACCGCGACGATCGCCGCGTACCTGCTGGGCGGCGCGCTGATCGTCGAGTACACGTTCAACCTGCCCGGGATCGGGTCGTTCATCGTCCAGGCGATCACCCGCCGCGACTACGCCGTCGTGCAGGCGGGCGTGCTGCTGGCGGCGGCCGTGTTCATCGTCATGAACATGCTGGTCGACCTGGTCGTCGGGATGATCGACCCGCGGCTGGGCGCCGAGGCGGGAGGCAACTGAGATGACGACGGCGACACCGGCCCCGCCACCGGCCGCGGCACGGGCGGCCTCCCGGGCGGGGATGCGCGCCGCGGCGCGCGCCGTCCGGAGCCTCGACGTGCTGTCGCGGGCGGCACTGGCCTGCCTGCTGGTCCTGGTGCTGCTGGCACTGCTCCCGCTCGCGGGGGTCGGCGGCGATCCGGACGCGATCATCGGGCCGCGGCTCCGGCCGCCCGGTCCCGAGTACTGGATGGGCACCGACCACCTCGGCCGGGCGATGCTGCCGCGCGTGCTCGAGGGCATCGGCACCACGCTGCTGCTGTCGTCCCTGGCCGTGGCGGTGACCGCCGCGGTCAGCACCGCCTTCGGCGTCCTGGCCGGATACCGCGGCGGCGCCGTCAACGGGCTGGTCATGCGGCTCGTCGAGGTGCTGTACGCGTTCCCGGCGATCATCCTGGCGATCCTGGTGGCCGCGGTCATGGGCCCCGGCCGTCCGGCCGCGCTGGCCGCGATCGTGCTGGTGACGATCCCGCTGATGACCCGCCTGGTGCGGGGCGCGGCGGCGAGCGTGGCCGGGCGCGACTACGTCACCTCGGCGGTGATCAGCGGGGCCCGGCTGCCGCGCGTGCTGGTCCGGCACGTCGTGCCGAACGTGGCCGGCACCGTCGCCGTCCAGGGCACCTACGCGCTGTCGGTGGGCATCACGGTCGAGGGCGGGCTGAGCTTCCTGGGGCTGGGCGTGCAGCCGCCGCAGGCGTCGCTCGGCTCGCTGATCGCCGAGGGCACCGGGTACCTGGTGGCCGCGCCGTGGCTGGTGTCCGGGCCGGGCGCGGTGCTGGTGGTGGCGATCCTGTCGATCAACGTGTTCGGGGACGGGCTGCGGGATCGGCTGGAACCGAGAGAGACGAGGTCGCTGGTATGAGCCCGCTGCTGGAAGTGAAAGGGCTGGTCGTGGAGTATCCCGGGGCCGGCGGCGCGGTGCGCGCCCTGGACGGCGCCGACCTGACGGTGGACGCCGACGAGACCGTCGGCCTCGTCGGGGAGAGCGGGTCGGGCAAGTCCACCCTCGGCTCCGCGGTGGGCCGGCTGCTGCCGCGCGCCGCCCGGATCCGGTCGGGGACGGTCGCCGTCGCCGGGGAGCCGCTGCTGGACATGGCGCCCAGGGAGCTGCGCCGCGTCCGGCGCGAACGGCTCGGGTTCGTCTTCCAGGACCCGATCTCCTACCTCGACCCCACGATGCGCGTCGGCGCGCAGATCCGTCGGGCCGTCGCGGGACGCGCCGGGAGCGGAGACGTCGCCGGCCTCCTCGAGCAGGTGCGGCTGGACGACGTGCGGCGGGTCGCGCGCGCGTACCCGCACCAGCTCTCGGGCGGCATGGCGCAGCGGGTCGCGATCGCGATGGCGATGGCCGCCCGGCCCCGCCTCCTGGTCGCCGACGAACCGACCGCCGCCCTGGACTCCCAGGTCCGCGAGGACGTCCTGGACGTGGTGTTCGGGCTGGCGGCGGACGCCGGTACCGGGATCCTGTGGCTCA
Proteins encoded in this region:
- the recO gene encoding DNA repair protein RecO; translation: MTLYRDEGIVLRTQKLGEADRIVTVLTRRSGRLRAAAKGVRKTKSRFGARLEPFTHVDLQLYERRSLDLITQAETLRPYGERLVADYSRYTAGTAMLETAEKLTAEEGEPALRQFLLLVGGLRTLADRSHDARLVLDAYLLRSLSVAGWAPALDECCRCGARGGLRGFAIAAGGAVCANCRRPGAATPAPPTFRLMLALLRGDWEYADASEPRHRAETSGLVAAYLQWHLEHGIRSLRHVERDGETTGDPAGIDDDKERV
- a CDS encoding isoprenyl transferase; protein product: MSRGVLPPEPHRDGAAPPAIPADLVPRHVAIVMDGNGRWAKERGLPRTEGHKRGEDSLFDVIMGAIELGVPYLSAYAFSTENWKRSPDEVRFLMGFNRDVIRRRRDQLHSMGVRVRWAGRRPRLWRSVIKELETAEEMTRDNDVLTLQFCVNYGGRAEIIDAAAAIARDVRDGRLNPDKIDEKVFARYLDEPSIPDVDLFLRSSGEQRTSNFLLWQSAYAEMVFLDTLWPDFDRRHLWHACELYASRDRRYGGAVPNPVEPAPTGT
- a CDS encoding OsmC family protein gives rise to the protein MATTRTANAHWEGPLMGGQGTVSLDSSKTGTFDVTWPSRAEEPGGKTSPEELIAAAHSTCYSMALSHGLAGAGTPPEKVDTKAEVTFQPGEGITGIHLTVRASVPGLSAGDFEKAAQDAKAGCPVSKALAGTKITLDAALV
- a CDS encoding LacI family DNA-binding transcriptional regulator, which translates into the protein MPSPRHVTLMTVAERAGVSKTTASDALRSSGRVSPETRALVREAAAELGYVPNGSARHLRRGSTGAIGLHVPEVLTRSDYYMRFVFGVVEATAAHDHDLTLITSGPAARVPRVDGLILGDPLSGDPIVERLMGAGLPTVTCERFRGTGRADGVVLSDHAAMLGDLLDHLGERGAARPALVVAGGESDWAANVRRGYVRWCAGRRLEPAVATVPFDAPHDDVHDAARRLLDTDPRPDALVCAPAGAAAELLPVLRKAGRRVGADLLLASCVDGPSMRSADPPVTAIDLRPREAGEACARLLFDLLAGEAGPGAERLHPIDLVVRASTRGPG
- a CDS encoding primary-amine oxidase codes for the protein MAYGSTGRTLGTGERPHPLDPLSPDEFGRIREILETGGVLAETTRTAYVGLEEPPKHLVLNDPGAAPRRARVLLIDAATGAAEDVIVSLGERRVDERRPLDPVTDGQVPLLQDDHKLVRRVLRADEGWAKALADRGITDQDTVYLAALSAGHFGLPAEPGRRLARVLAHRQPTPESLPWAHPIDGLVAFVDLIAGTVLEIVDTGPVPVPQESGDYHLPEVAGPPRTTQRPIEITQPEGPSFQIDGPVVTWEKWSLRLGYDMREGLVLHQIGFDDEGRTRPVVYRASVAEMIVPYADPGPIRFWQTYFDTGEYQLGRLANALELGCDCLGEITYFDVTVAGDDGRPVVLPNAICMHEEDFGVLWKHTDPANGSRETRRQRRLVISFFVTVGNYDYGFYWYLYLDGTIELEVKATGIVFTGAYDERVAPYASQVAPGLAAPYHQHLFGVRLDMMVDGLANAVDEVDVAPVPIGDGNPYGNAFGRAATRLRTEDDARRDADPARNRVWHVVNPAVTNRLGEPVGYALYPEAGPTLMADPASPIAGRAGFAGHHLWVTRHHPDERYPAGDLPNQHPGGAGLPAYAAAGRDIDGQDIVLWHTFGLTHFPRIEDWPIMPVDTCGFTLKPAGFFDRNPTLDVPPSTAACCAGGGEACCC
- a CDS encoding ABC transporter substrate-binding protein, whose product is MRHAKLAACSAAALLLTTACTAGGTASTGDAGGKPGYAAVADTALPAGGVLKLQTHVDIGGATGLDPQMADVATSWQLMSLVYETLVTVGPDFSIQPLLAERWETPSPTTYVFHLRDGVSFSNGRAMTADDVVGSLERLRGSGAVWSGQLGPVKSVTKTGERTVTVELDEPYTPFLAALANVPAAVLPVKEVEDGSVDLEKEMVGTGPFTVSAHRQDVSWTFERNDGYWAQGKPALDGVEVTIAADEAARVAALQNGRASMAVLGNVDSRTTLAGASGVEVADQATTDFYYLFTNTLKPGSKLADPRVRTALNLAMDRGQIAQVATGGLGKPTAVTPVGLPDACDPSALPSATGDLEKARGLLAEAGAQDLSFTLSVYSTRPAPAVAQVIQQNLERIGVAVDIEQMDEASWAGKVYAEKPEFDAALSWFAGYADPAMAMRWWNPEQAGFSSAFMRPNEELNGLIEAAGEAPAGAGRAEALSAVCAAVDADAQMIPLVTRPATLGYRSDAVSPGLYATEGYGNMLRLITDFRAKTAG
- a CDS encoding ABC transporter permease, with the translated sequence MRLLLWWGGRAAISAATLLGVSVLIFAAVRMMPGGFAETVLGPFATAAQKAELAERYGLDQPLAAQYWHWLSAVLSGDFGTSMISRAPVTDELTARLPVTAELTLFAIAVALLAGVPLGVLTAVRARPGGGGAIGRLLSGLGVSVPEFVLASLAVFLFSRYSLGLRAGGHVPLTEDLAGNLRAMVLPALVLSVFALSATARTTRDAVLNVLVEPYVTAAVARGERPVSIVRRHVLRNAAAPVVTLTATIAAYLLGGALIVEYTFNLPGIGSFIVQAITRRDYAVVQAGVLLAAAVFIVMNMLVDLVVGMIDPRLGAEAGGN
- a CDS encoding ABC transporter permease, producing MTTATPAPPPAAARAASRAGMRAAARAVRSLDVLSRAALACLLVLVLLALLPLAGVGGDPDAIIGPRLRPPGPEYWMGTDHLGRAMLPRVLEGIGTTLLLSSLAVAVTAAVSTAFGVLAGYRGGAVNGLVMRLVEVLYAFPAIILAILVAAVMGPGRPAALAAIVLVTIPLMTRLVRGAAASVAGRDYVTSAVISGARLPRVLVRHVVPNVAGTVAVQGTYALSVGITVEGGLSFLGLGVQPPQASLGSLIAEGTGYLVAAPWLVSGPGAVLVVAILSINVFGDGLRDRLEPRETRSLV
- a CDS encoding ABC transporter ATP-binding protein, which codes for MSPLLEVKGLVVEYPGAGGAVRALDGADLTVDADETVGLVGESGSGKSTLGSAVGRLLPRAARIRSGTVAVAGEPLLDMAPRELRRVRRERLGFVFQDPISYLDPTMRVGAQIRRAVAGRAGSGDVAGLLEQVRLDDVRRVARAYPHQLSGGMAQRVAIAMAMAARPRLLVADEPTAALDSQVREDVLDVVFGLAADAGTGILWLSHDLPAVARRCDRVAVMYGGRVVEDGPAAEVLARPSHPYTAALARSAPGKARRGERLEPVPGRPPVLTGEPAGCAFAPRCPMVIDRCAEERPVPVRSGGRDVLCHRTGETAAESSAEFSAEDSAESAGSVPGVKR